A window from Bordetella petrii encodes these proteins:
- a CDS encoding DUF4168 domain-containing protein gives MPRSTHAFFAAALLAASLSPVAALAQAAPAAQPPAQAQPAIQPSEAQLQKFASASQKVAMVADEYRPKLQAAKDDAAREQVYREADEKMVRMVNADGLTVDEFNGIGQAVDQDPQLRQRVIAIVQKNTPSGGAPKQ, from the coding sequence ATGCCGCGTTCGACCCATGCTTTCTTTGCCGCCGCCCTGCTGGCCGCCAGCCTGTCGCCTGTTGCGGCGCTGGCGCAGGCCGCCCCGGCCGCGCAGCCCCCGGCCCAGGCACAGCCGGCCATCCAGCCTTCCGAGGCGCAGCTGCAGAAGTTCGCCAGCGCTTCGCAAAAAGTGGCCATGGTGGCCGACGAATACCGGCCCAAGCTGCAGGCCGCCAAAGACGACGCCGCGCGCGAACAGGTTTACCGCGAAGCCGACGAAAAAATGGTGCGCATGGTCAATGCCGACGGGCTGACCGTGGACGAATTCAATGGCATCGGCCAGGCGGTCGACCAAGACCCGCAGCTGCGCCAGCGCGTCATCGCCATCGTCCAGAAAAACACCCCCTCGGGCGGCGCCCCGAAGCAGTAA
- a CDS encoding motility protein A: protein MNPSTLIGIVVAVATLATALAFSATDLALYINLPGLVVVLGGTCAALFISYPLREVVRVFALVRTVFRSEQLDSRRDIDELVAMAQLWMNDDVHKVEQALHKVANPFLRTGVQLVIDHTPEDQIIELLQWRIARLRAREHAEAQMFRIMAGFAPAFGMLGTLVGLINLMTVLGSGDMVVIGQQLAVALMTTFYGILLANLVCKPIAVKLERRTEQRLMLMNMVLQGISMMCARRGPAVVRETLNSFMMHFEDEVYDGGPAAKPAKPAKPAKAKAAAGPAGAAKGGKAAPAASLARTAAARP, encoded by the coding sequence ATGAATCCATCCACCCTCATCGGCATCGTGGTCGCGGTCGCCACGCTGGCGACCGCGCTGGCATTTTCCGCCACGGACCTGGCCCTGTACATCAACCTGCCGGGGCTGGTGGTCGTGCTGGGCGGCACCTGCGCGGCCCTGTTCATCAGCTATCCGCTGCGCGAAGTGGTGCGCGTGTTCGCCCTGGTGCGCACGGTGTTCCGCAGCGAGCAGCTTGACTCGCGCCGCGACATCGATGAACTGGTCGCCATGGCGCAGCTGTGGATGAACGACGACGTGCACAAGGTCGAACAGGCGCTGCACAAAGTGGCGAACCCGTTCCTGCGCACCGGCGTGCAGCTGGTCATCGACCACACGCCCGAAGACCAGATCATCGAACTGCTGCAATGGCGCATCGCCCGCCTGCGCGCCCGCGAGCACGCCGAGGCGCAGATGTTCCGCATCATGGCCGGCTTCGCGCCGGCCTTCGGCATGCTGGGCACCCTGGTAGGCCTGATCAACCTGATGACGGTGCTGGGCAGCGGCGACATGGTGGTGATCGGCCAGCAGCTCGCGGTGGCGCTGATGACCACGTTCTACGGCATCCTGCTGGCCAACCTGGTGTGCAAGCCCATCGCGGTCAAGCTGGAACGCCGTACCGAACAGCGCCTGATGCTGATGAACATGGTGCTGCAGGGCATCTCGATGATGTGCGCGCGGCGCGGACCGGCCGTGGTGCGCGAGACGCTCAACTCGTTCATGATGCATTTCGAGGACGAAGTCTACGATGGCGGCCCCGCCGCCAAGCCGGCCAAACCGGCCAAGCCCGCCAAGGCGAAAGCCGCGGCCGGGCCGGCCGGCGCCGCCAAGGGCGGCAAGGCCGCTCCGGCGGCATCGCTGGCCCGCACGGCCGCCGCGCGCCCATGA
- a CDS encoding OmpA/MotB family protein, translating into MSLADRIDALRRQHQQQRQPGPRAAAPAARQALHAGGRFARWHVEPTVEPESESWLLTYLDLITLLLAMLVVLLGVANMPRASQAADLPVELVGSIAQPGAPSTGWAAAKAELAALLPMPDMPGLAAPAAALPAPDSARAPAADGPAAPAASLQPTSGSAAEDEPPAPEPAPPSIAELGLDDLGDGVDVIVNEKSISFRISNELLFPSGQAMLSPTGLGLIARMATVINRSQGYPVSVEGHSDPVPIQTRQFPSNWELSAGRAASVLRELVRDGVDPARLRAVGYADTHPIASNDTPAGRAANRRVELIMEITPGRIAPAPAAAPQAGTDAEPAGRGPQA; encoded by the coding sequence ATGAGCCTGGCCGACCGCATCGACGCCCTGCGCAGGCAGCACCAGCAGCAGCGCCAGCCCGGGCCGCGCGCCGCGGCGCCGGCCGCACGCCAGGCCCTGCACGCCGGCGGCCGCTTCGCGCGCTGGCATGTCGAGCCCACCGTCGAGCCCGAATCCGAAAGCTGGCTGCTTACCTATCTGGACCTGATCACCCTGCTGCTGGCCATGCTGGTGGTGCTGCTGGGCGTGGCCAACATGCCCCGCGCCTCGCAGGCGGCCGACCTGCCGGTGGAACTGGTCGGGTCCATTGCGCAGCCCGGCGCGCCGTCCACCGGATGGGCCGCCGCCAAGGCCGAACTGGCCGCCCTGCTGCCGATGCCGGACATGCCCGGCCTGGCGGCGCCGGCGGCGGCCCTGCCCGCCCCGGACAGCGCGCGGGCGCCCGCCGCCGACGGCCCCGCCGCACCGGCGGCCAGCCTGCAGCCAACGTCCGGCAGTGCCGCCGAAGACGAACCGCCCGCTCCCGAGCCCGCGCCGCCGTCGATCGCCGAACTGGGCCTGGACGACCTGGGCGACGGCGTGGATGTCATCGTCAACGAGAAATCCATCAGCTTCCGCATCAGCAACGAACTGCTGTTCCCGTCGGGCCAGGCCATGCTCAGCCCCACCGGCCTGGGCCTGATCGCGCGCATGGCCACGGTGATCAACCGCAGCCAGGGCTACCCCGTGTCGGTGGAAGGACACAGCGACCCCGTGCCGATCCAGACCCGCCAGTTCCCGTCGAACTGGGAATTGTCGGCCGGCCGCGCCGCCAGCGTGCTGCGCGAACTGGTGCGCGACGGCGTAGACCCGGCCAGGCTGCGCGCCGTCGGCTATGCCGACACGCACCCGATTGCCTCGAACGACACGCCGGCCGGCCGCGCCGCCAACCGCCGGGTGGAGCTCATCATGGAAATCACGCCGGGACGCATCGCCCCGGCCCCCGCCGCGGCGCCTCAAGCCGGCACCGATGCCGAGCCTGCCGGCCGCGGCCCCCAGGCCTAG
- a CDS encoding VOC family protein — translation MHKQIFVNLAVADLPRSMTFFRQLGLDFDKRFTDQNAACLVLGENLYAMLLTRDYFKTFVNKPLCDPKQSTEVLVCLSCESRAEVDDLVARAVAAGGSVPREPQDYGFMYGHAFEDPDGHIWELMYMDPNAEILQQ, via the coding sequence ATGCACAAGCAAATCTTCGTGAACCTGGCCGTTGCCGACCTGCCCAGATCCATGACGTTCTTCCGGCAATTGGGGCTGGATTTCGACAAGCGCTTCACCGACCAGAACGCCGCCTGCCTGGTGCTGGGCGAAAACCTGTATGCCATGCTGCTGACCCGCGACTACTTCAAGACCTTCGTCAACAAGCCGCTGTGCGACCCGAAGCAAAGCACCGAAGTGCTGGTCTGCCTGTCGTGCGAAAGCCGCGCCGAAGTCGATGACCTGGTCGCCCGCGCCGTGGCCGCCGGCGGATCAGTGCCGCGCGAGCCGCAAGATTACGGCTTCATGTACGGGCACGCGTTCGAAGACCCCGACGGCCACATCTGGGAACTGATGTACATGGATCCCAACGCCGAGATCCTGCAGCAATGA
- the garD gene encoding galactarate dehydratase: MTVAVRPLYIKVHDADNVAIIVNDGGLPAGAELPDGLVLREAIPQGHKVALADLAQGDPVVRYNVTVGYAARALPRGSWVNERVTTMPTARSLDDLPMATRAAPAMAPLEGHTFMGYRNADGSVGTRNILAITTTVQCVQGVVEHAVQRIKAELLPRYPNVDDVVGLEHTYGCGVAIDAPGAAVPIRTLRNISRNPNFGGTAMMVSLGCEKLQPERLMPTGAIPIAAGAGMGGEVDTVCLQDEENVGFESMIRAIMQTAEKHLAVLDCRRREPCPVSDLVVGVQCGGSDAFSGLTANPAVGYAADLVVRAGGTVMFSENTEVRDGIDQLTARAATPAVAEALVREMDWYDRYLSLGMADRSANTSPGNKKGGLSNIVEKAMGSIVKSGSAPISAVLSPGEKLDSKGLVFCATPASDFICGTLQLAAGMNLHIFTTGRGTPYGLAQVPVIKVATRSDLARRWHDLMDVDAGRIATGAASIEEVGWELFRLMLDVASGKQQTCAEKLKLHNALALFNPGPVT, encoded by the coding sequence ATGACAGTCGCTGTTCGCCCGCTGTACATCAAAGTCCACGATGCCGACAACGTCGCCATCATCGTCAACGACGGCGGCCTGCCGGCCGGCGCCGAACTGCCCGACGGCCTGGTGTTGCGCGAGGCCATCCCGCAGGGCCACAAGGTGGCGCTGGCCGACCTGGCCCAGGGCGATCCGGTGGTGCGCTACAACGTGACGGTGGGTTACGCGGCCAGGGCGCTGCCGCGCGGCAGCTGGGTCAACGAACGGGTCACCACGATGCCCACGGCCCGCTCGCTGGACGACCTGCCCATGGCCACGCGCGCCGCGCCGGCCATGGCGCCGCTGGAAGGCCATACATTCATGGGCTATCGCAACGCCGACGGATCGGTGGGCACGCGCAATATCCTGGCCATTACCACCACGGTGCAATGCGTGCAGGGCGTGGTCGAGCACGCCGTGCAGCGCATCAAGGCCGAGCTGCTGCCGCGCTACCCCAATGTCGACGACGTGGTGGGCCTGGAACACACGTACGGCTGCGGCGTGGCCATCGACGCGCCGGGCGCGGCGGTGCCGATCCGCACGCTGCGCAATATCAGCCGCAATCCCAATTTCGGCGGCACGGCCATGATGGTGAGCCTGGGCTGCGAAAAGCTGCAGCCCGAGCGCCTGATGCCGACCGGCGCCATACCCATCGCCGCGGGCGCGGGCATGGGCGGCGAGGTGGACACCGTCTGCCTGCAAGACGAGGAAAACGTCGGCTTCGAATCGATGATCCGCGCCATCATGCAAACCGCCGAGAAACACCTGGCCGTGCTGGATTGCCGGCGCCGCGAGCCCTGTCCGGTGTCGGACCTGGTGGTGGGCGTGCAGTGCGGCGGCAGCGACGCGTTTTCGGGGCTGACGGCCAACCCCGCGGTGGGCTATGCGGCCGACCTGGTGGTGCGCGCCGGCGGCACGGTGATGTTCTCGGAAAACACCGAGGTGCGCGACGGCATCGACCAGCTGACAGCGCGCGCCGCTACGCCCGCGGTGGCCGAGGCCCTGGTGCGCGAAATGGACTGGTACGACCGCTACCTGAGCCTGGGCATGGCCGACCGCAGCGCCAATACTTCGCCCGGCAACAAGAAAGGCGGGCTGTCGAATATTGTCGAGAAGGCCATGGGCTCGATCGTGAAGTCGGGCTCGGCGCCGATTTCGGCCGTGCTGTCGCCGGGCGAAAAACTGGACAGCAAGGGCCTGGTGTTCTGCGCCACGCCGGCCAGCGATTTCATCTGCGGCACGCTGCAGCTGGCGGCCGGCATGAACCTGCACATTTTCACCACCGGCCGCGGCACGCCCTATGGCCTGGCGCAGGTGCCGGTGATCAAGGTGGCCACGCGCAGCGACCTGGCGCGCCGCTGGCACGACCTGATGGACGTGGACGCGGGCCGCATCGCCACCGGCGCGGCTTCTATCGAAGAGGTCGGCTGGGAACTGTTCCGCCTGATGCTGGATGTGGCCAGCGGCAAGCAGCAGACCTGCGCCGAGAAACTGAAGCTGCACAACGCGCTGGCGCTGTTCAACCCGGGCCCGGTAACGTGA
- a CDS encoding ABA4-like family protein: MFETLFSAGGALALPAWAALTVSPWLGRWRSAVWALTGRGIPLALAAAYVGLVLAYWPVPGGGYGSLGAVQALFGHPGMLTAGWFHFLAFDLFVGTWIAREGMRLGLPRLLLVPCFALTFWFGPAGLLAFFGLSAAPWGLRAARLLLQRQRPLAVFGMLLLAALAPAAVAAWLDPRTLAGVDVWAKPMKFMAAIGLFALTLAWLIGELPPARRHTRLMRATVWTALATGGFEAFYITWQGALGQASHFNTDTPFHAAMFMLMGIAALLFTGTALPVAHQLWRHAGAMAPAYRLGAIAGLVLTFVAGAGVGVAISAHGGPLVGGVAGQGLPVVGWSAAGGDLRVAHFLGVHAQQMLPAAGYLLARTGWRAAVPAMASGTVAYAGLVVLALAQAYAGLPLLALY, encoded by the coding sequence ATGTTCGAAACACTATTCAGCGCGGGCGGAGCGCTGGCCTTGCCCGCCTGGGCGGCCCTGACGGTATCGCCCTGGCTGGGCCGCTGGCGCTCCGCGGTCTGGGCGCTGACGGGCCGGGGCATTCCGCTGGCGCTGGCGGCGGCTTATGTGGGGCTGGTGCTGGCCTACTGGCCGGTGCCGGGCGGCGGCTACGGCTCGCTGGGGGCCGTGCAGGCGCTGTTCGGCCACCCCGGCATGCTGACGGCCGGCTGGTTCCACTTTCTGGCGTTCGACTTGTTCGTGGGCACCTGGATCGCGCGCGAGGGCATGCGCCTGGGCCTGCCCAGGCTGCTGCTGGTGCCGTGTTTCGCGCTGACCTTCTGGTTCGGCCCGGCCGGGCTGCTGGCGTTCTTCGGGTTGAGCGCCGCGCCCTGGGGCCTGCGGGCGGCGCGCCTGCTGCTGCAGCGCCAGCGGCCGCTGGCGGTGTTCGGCATGCTGCTGCTGGCGGCGCTGGCGCCGGCCGCCGTGGCCGCCTGGCTGGACCCGCGCACGCTGGCGGGCGTGGATGTGTGGGCCAAGCCCATGAAGTTCATGGCGGCCATCGGCCTGTTCGCGCTGACCCTGGCCTGGCTGATCGGCGAACTGCCGCCGGCGCGGCGCCATACCCGGCTGATGCGGGCCACGGTGTGGACGGCGCTGGCGACCGGCGGGTTCGAGGCGTTTTACATCACGTGGCAGGGCGCGCTGGGGCAGGCTTCGCACTTCAACACCGATACGCCGTTCCATGCCGCGATGTTCATGCTGATGGGCATTGCCGCGCTGCTGTTCACCGGCACGGCGCTGCCGGTGGCGCACCAGCTCTGGCGCCACGCCGGTGCGATGGCGCCGGCCTACCGGCTGGGCGCGATCGCGGGCCTGGTGCTGACTTTCGTGGCGGGCGCCGGGGTGGGGGTGGCCATCAGCGCGCACGGCGGGCCGCTGGTGGGCGGCGTGGCGGGGCAGGGCTTGCCGGTGGTGGGCTGGTCGGCCGCCGGGGGCGACCTGCGGGTGGCGCATTTCCTGGGGGTGCATGCGCAGCAGATGCTGCCGGCGGCCGGCTACCTGCTGGCGCGCACCGGCTGGCGTGCCGCGGTGCCGGCAATGGCGTCGGGCACTGTGGCCTACGCCGGGCTGGTGGTGCTGGCCCTGGCGCAGGCGTACGCGGGCCTGCCGCTGCTGGCGCTGTACTAG
- a CDS encoding GNAT family N-acetyltransferase codes for MSARPVDPSGSRAATPAARFPERLCFVGDAALLEPLGDAHVDALWQAAQGAEASWHYLRYGPFASRDALQAQVRELAGRAHQPFWAVCPRPGMAAQGWLSLCDIYPEDSAIEIGSIWFSPALQRSRAATEAVFLLLRYAFDGLGYQRMVWRCMADNQPSAGAARRYGFRPEGVWRSAVNVKGRRGDVAWHSLLADEWPARRAAMQAWLAPGNFDAQGRPLSRLARD; via the coding sequence GTGAGCGCCCGGCCGGTGGACCCTTCGGGCAGCCGCGCGGCCACGCCTGCCGCCCGCTTTCCCGAGCGCCTGTGTTTCGTAGGCGACGCGGCGCTGCTCGAACCGCTGGGCGACGCGCATGTGGATGCCTTGTGGCAGGCCGCCCAAGGCGCCGAGGCGTCGTGGCACTACCTGCGCTACGGCCCTTTTGCCAGCCGCGACGCCCTGCAGGCGCAGGTGCGCGAGCTGGCCGGCCGCGCGCACCAGCCGTTCTGGGCGGTGTGTCCGCGCCCGGGCATGGCGGCGCAGGGCTGGCTGTCGCTTTGCGATATCTATCCCGAAGACTCGGCCATCGAAATCGGCAGCATCTGGTTCAGTCCGGCGCTGCAGCGCAGCCGCGCCGCCACCGAGGCGGTGTTCTTGCTGCTGCGCTATGCTTTTGACGGCCTGGGCTACCAGCGCATGGTATGGCGCTGCATGGCCGACAACCAGCCTTCGGCCGGCGCCGCGCGGCGCTACGGGTTCCGGCCGGAAGGCGTCTGGCGTTCGGCGGTGAACGTGAAGGGGCGGCGCGGCGACGTGGCCTGGCATTCGCTGCTGGCCGACGAATGGCCGGCGCGGCGGGCCGCCATGCAGGCCTGGCTGGCGCCGGGCAATTTCGACGCGCAGGGCCGGCCGCTGAGCCGGCTGGCGCGCGACTGA
- a CDS encoding RNA polymerase sigma factor, whose amino-acid sequence MSSRDAVHQAIEAVWRIESARVIAGVARLVRDVGLAEELAQDALVTALERWPGDGIPDNPGAWLMTAAKNRALDRLRQDSLHARKHEQLGHEMDALQAHVEPDFVDALDAARQDEIGDDLLRLVFTACHPVLSTEARVALTLRLLGGLRTDEIARAFLVSESTIAQRIVRAKRTLREARVPFEVPRGDELAARLASVLEVVYLIFNEGYAATAGDDWTRPALCDEALRLGRILAGLAPAESEVHGLVALLEIQASRLAARVDSEGRPVLLMDQDRARWDPLLIRRGLAALQRAEQHAAALGPYALQAALAACHARAARPADTDWPRIVALYDALAQVAPSPVVELNRAVAVGMAYGPQAGLALADALAAEPALAGYHLLPSVRGDLLARLGRRDEASAEFLRAAGMARNARERDLLLARARALNS is encoded by the coding sequence ATGAGTTCGCGCGATGCCGTCCACCAGGCCATCGAGGCCGTCTGGCGCATCGAGTCGGCCCGGGTCATCGCCGGCGTGGCGCGCCTGGTGCGCGACGTGGGCCTGGCCGAAGAGCTGGCGCAGGATGCGCTGGTCACGGCCCTGGAACGCTGGCCTGGCGACGGCATCCCCGACAACCCCGGGGCCTGGCTGATGACGGCCGCCAAGAATCGCGCGCTGGACCGGCTGCGGCAAGATTCCCTGCACGCCCGCAAGCACGAGCAGCTGGGCCACGAAATGGACGCGCTGCAGGCGCACGTCGAGCCCGACTTCGTCGATGCCCTGGACGCGGCGCGCCAGGACGAGATCGGCGACGACCTGCTGCGCCTGGTATTCACCGCCTGCCACCCGGTGCTTTCCACCGAGGCCCGCGTGGCGCTGACGCTGCGCCTGCTGGGCGGGCTGCGCACCGACGAGATCGCGCGCGCGTTCCTGGTGTCCGAGTCCACCATTGCCCAGCGCATCGTGCGCGCCAAGCGCACCCTGCGCGAAGCCCGCGTGCCATTCGAAGTGCCGCGCGGCGACGAGCTGGCGGCGCGCCTGGCGTCGGTGCTGGAAGTGGTGTACCTGATTTTCAACGAAGGCTATGCCGCCACGGCCGGCGACGACTGGACGCGGCCGGCGCTGTGCGACGAAGCCCTGCGCCTGGGCCGCATCCTGGCCGGCCTGGCGCCCGCCGAAAGCGAAGTGCACGGCCTGGTGGCCCTGCTGGAAATCCAGGCCTCGCGCCTGGCGGCCCGCGTCGACAGCGAGGGCCGGCCGGTGCTGCTGATGGACCAGGACCGCGCCCGCTGGGATCCCCTGCTGATCCGCCGCGGGCTGGCAGCGCTGCAGCGTGCCGAACAGCACGCCGCCGCCCTGGGCCCGTACGCCTTGCAGGCCGCCCTGGCCGCCTGCCACGCACGCGCGGCGCGTCCCGCCGACACCGACTGGCCGCGCATCGTGGCGCTGTACGACGCCCTGGCCCAGGTGGCGCCGTCGCCGGTCGTGGAATTGAACCGCGCGGTGGCCGTGGGCATGGCCTACGGCCCGCAAGCGGGCCTGGCGCTGGCCGACGCGCTGGCGGCCGAGCCGGCGCTGGCCGGCTACCACCTGCTGCCCAGCGTGCGCGGCGATCTTCTGGCGCGGCTGGGCCGCCGCGACGAAGCCAGCGCCGAATTCCTGCGCGCCGCCGGCATGGCGCGCAACGCGCGCGAACGCGATCTGCTGCTGGCGCGGGCCCGCGCACTGAATTCCTGA
- a CDS encoding TetR/AcrR family transcriptional regulator — protein MPRQKTAPAHAAYHHGALRDALVQATEAILAERGLEGFTLREAARRVDVSPAAPLHHFGSAAGLLTEVAILGFEALTQYLREGAQSGGSDPAARLRAQGMGYVRFALAYPARFQLMFRKDRLTDDARLLAAGQAAFAELEQAIRAYTGFPAGQPLDTRTHALLLAAWSTVHGFAHLALDGKFDQPGQPADPHGMQDTLRRILEHGWP, from the coding sequence ATGCCCAGACAAAAAACCGCCCCCGCCCATGCCGCCTATCACCATGGCGCCCTGCGCGACGCCCTGGTCCAGGCCACCGAAGCCATCCTGGCCGAGCGCGGCCTGGAAGGCTTCACCCTGCGCGAAGCGGCCCGCCGCGTCGATGTTTCCCCGGCCGCGCCGCTGCATCATTTCGGCAGCGCCGCCGGCCTGCTGACCGAAGTGGCGATCCTGGGCTTCGAGGCCTTGACGCAGTACCTGCGCGAAGGCGCGCAGTCCGGCGGCAGCGATCCCGCGGCGCGGCTGCGCGCGCAGGGCATGGGGTATGTGCGCTTCGCGCTGGCCTATCCGGCGCGCTTCCAGCTGATGTTCCGCAAAGACCGCCTGACCGACGACGCGCGCCTGCTGGCGGCCGGCCAGGCCGCCTTCGCCGAACTGGAACAGGCCATCCGCGCCTACACCGGCTTTCCGGCCGGGCAGCCACTGGACACGCGAACCCACGCCCTGCTGCTGGCCGCCTGGTCCACCGTGCACGGCTTCGCCCACTTGGCGCTGGACGGCAAATTCGACCAGCCCGGCCAGCCGGCCGACCCGCATGGCATGCAAGATACCCTGCGGCGCATCCTGGAACACGGCTGGCCTTGA
- a CDS encoding ABC transporter ATP-binding protein — protein sequence MRILWAYLRPHGRLAVLALLLAGASQVLALIDPIIFGKIIDEYAINRAGKTDDELVSGVLGLLALAVLIAVLSRLAKALQEYVTRLVVQKFGTQLFNDGLRQALRLKFQEFEDLRSGETLSLLQKVRSDSERFINSFINTVFAAAVGMGFLVWYAVTRHWLLVPVFLIGVLVLGGLTGLLSREIKSQQRSIVRETNRSSGFIAESLRNIELIKSLGLTFPEIRRLQAQTVRIFELEMQKVKRIRLLSFLQGVTLSMLKLAILFALLWLIFRDVLSTGELIAMQFISVAIFAPLQELGNIILAYREADASLSSFEALMKKPIDRRPETPQDSGPITHVRFAGVVFRHKGAADNALDGVSFSAGLGDTVAFVGPSGSGKSTLVKLLLGLYTPAVGEVFYNDISTKVLRYNRARRQVGLVTQEPYLFAGTLRDNIRLVKSDATDDEIVAAMQQAACGYLLQKSPEGLDTHIGEMGLKLSGGEKQRLSIARALIRRPRLLIFDEATSALDSLTEEQISDTVRRISASRTQITILIAHRLSTIMHADTIFVLEKGRIVERGTHAELLARTGLYYAMWRQQIGERPGAADHGAVAGPGA from the coding sequence ATGCGCATTCTGTGGGCCTACCTGCGCCCGCATGGCCGGCTGGCCGTGCTGGCGCTGCTGCTGGCCGGCGCCAGCCAGGTGCTGGCGCTGATCGACCCGATCATTTTCGGCAAGATCATCGACGAATACGCCATCAACCGCGCCGGCAAGACCGACGACGAGCTGGTGTCCGGCGTGCTGGGCCTGCTGGCGCTGGCGGTGCTGATAGCCGTGCTGTCGCGGCTGGCCAAGGCGCTGCAGGAATACGTGACGCGCCTGGTGGTGCAGAAGTTCGGCACGCAGCTGTTCAACGACGGCCTGCGCCAGGCGCTGCGCCTGAAGTTCCAGGAATTCGAAGACCTGCGCAGCGGCGAAACCCTGTCGCTGCTGCAGAAGGTGCGCAGCGACAGCGAGCGCTTCATCAATTCGTTCATCAACACGGTGTTCGCCGCCGCGGTGGGCATGGGCTTTCTGGTCTGGTATGCGGTAACGCGGCACTGGCTGCTGGTGCCGGTGTTCTTGATCGGGGTGCTGGTGCTGGGCGGCCTGACCGGCCTGCTGAGCCGCGAGATCAAGAGCCAGCAGCGTTCGATTGTGCGCGAAACCAACCGCAGTTCGGGCTTTATTGCCGAATCGCTGCGCAATATCGAGCTGATCAAGAGCCTGGGGCTGACGTTTCCCGAGATCCGCCGGCTGCAGGCGCAGACGGTGCGCATCTTCGAGCTGGAAATGCAGAAGGTCAAGCGCATTCGCCTGTTGTCGTTTCTGCAGGGCGTGACGCTCAGCATGCTGAAGCTGGCGATTCTGTTCGCGCTGCTGTGGCTGATTTTCCGCGACGTGCTGAGCACCGGCGAGCTGATCGCCATGCAGTTCATCTCGGTGGCGATTTTCGCGCCGCTGCAGGAGCTGGGCAACATCATCCTGGCCTACCGCGAGGCCGATGCCTCGCTGTCGAGCTTCGAGGCGCTGATGAAAAAGCCGATCGACCGGCGCCCCGAAACGCCGCAAGACAGCGGCCCCATCACGCACGTGCGCTTTGCCGGCGTAGTGTTCCGCCACAAGGGGGCGGCCGACAATGCGCTGGACGGCGTATCGTTTTCGGCGGGGCTGGGCGACACCGTCGCTTTCGTGGGGCCGTCGGGCTCGGGCAAGTCGACGCTGGTGAAGCTGCTGCTGGGCCTGTATACGCCGGCGGTCGGCGAGGTGTTCTACAACGATATTTCCACCAAGGTGCTGCGCTACAACCGCGCGCGCCGGCAGGTGGGGCTGGTGACGCAAGAGCCCTACCTGTTTGCCGGCACCTTGCGCGACAACATCCGGCTGGTGAAGTCCGACGCCACCGATGACGAGATCGTGGCCGCCATGCAGCAGGCGGCCTGCGGCTATCTGCTGCAGAAATCGCCCGAAGGCCTGGACACGCACATCGGCGAAATGGGCCTGAAGCTGTCGGGCGGCGAGAAGCAGCGCCTGTCGATCGCGCGCGCCCTGATACGCCGGCCCCGACTGCTGATTTTCGACGAGGCGACTTCGGCGCTGGATTCGCTGACCGAAGAACAGATTTCGGACACGGTGCGGCGCATCTCGGCCAGCCGCACGCAGATCACCATTCTGATCGCGCACCGCCTGTCGACCATCATGCACGCCGACACCATCTTCGTGCTGGAAAAAGGGCGCATCGTCGAACGCGGCACGCATGCCGAACTGCTGGCGCGCACCGGGCTGTACTACGCCATGTGGCGGCAGCAGATCGGCGAACGGCCCGGCGCGGCGGACCATGGCGCGGTTGCCGGGCCGGGTGCGTGA
- a CDS encoding SlyX family protein, with product MTEPVDTDRRLADLEIKLGLADDMLDQLNQALFRQQQQIDRLLRELAELRQQMPDGAGAGFRSLRDELPPHY from the coding sequence ATGACTGAACCTGTTGATACCGACCGACGCCTGGCCGACCTGGAAATCAAGCTGGGCCTGGCCGACGATATGCTCGACCAGCTGAACCAGGCGCTGTTCCGCCAGCAGCAGCAGATCGACCGCCTGCTGCGCGAGCTGGCCGAGCTGCGCCAGCAGATGCCTGACGGCGCCGGCGCGGGCTTTCGCAGCCTGCGCGACGAACTGCCGCCGCATTACTGA